A window from Gorilla gorilla gorilla isolate KB3781 chromosome 21, NHGRI_mGorGor1-v2.1_pri, whole genome shotgun sequence encodes these proteins:
- the ADIG gene encoding adipogenin, whose protein sequence is MAQPARSHGAALPAQPRLAQLSHTCAMKYPLMPLVNDLTFSFLVFWFCLPVGLLLLLIIWLRFLLSQDSEENDSSVCLDWEPWSKGPAEFCWKGTLHGQEKERPCCLVFLESAGQWQWQKWMGETCQGGKRTLATVVPPWNPQLISSSDRHVKASRGPSPSPASQMTSSPAGSRSSLGGHGSSEQAHGEKLANLIQRGLKAGLGQRVWVHIKEARVFPCPGDP, encoded by the exons ATGGCCCAGCCTGCCAGGTCCCATGGGGCAGCCctgccagcccagcccaggctggCCCAGCTTAGCCACACATGCGCCATGAAGTACCCTTTGATGCCGCTGGTGAACGAcctcacattttctttcctggTTTTCTGGTTCTGCCTCCCTGTGGGTTTGCTGTTGTTATTGATCATCTGGCTACGCTTCTTACTTAGCCAAG ATTCAGAGGAAAATGACTCCAGTGTATGCTTGGATTGGGAGCCCTGGAGCAAAGGCCCAGCCGAGTTTTGCTGGAAGGGGACACTCCACGGCCAAGAGAAGGAGAGGCCCTGCTG tttGGTTTTCCTGGAGTCAGCAGGGCAGTGGCAATGGCAGAAGTGGATGGGAGAGACTTGCCAGGGAGGCAAGAGGACTTTGGCAACTGTGGTGCCTCCCTGGAACCCCCAACTCATCTCTTCTTCAGACCGACATGTGAAAGCCTCCAGAGGACCCAGCCCTTCTCCAGCATCACAGATGACCTCCAGCCCTGCAGGGAGCCGCTCAAGTCTGGGAGGGCATGGGAGCAGTGAGCAGGCCCatggggagaaattggccaattTAATTCAGAGGGGTCTTAAAGCAGGGCTGGGCCAGAGGGTGTGGGTCCATATTAAAGAAGCAAGGGTCTTCCCATGCCCGGGGGACCCCTGA